A region of the Cucurbita pepo subsp. pepo cultivar mu-cu-16 chromosome LG14, ASM280686v2, whole genome shotgun sequence genome:
cttcaatttcaaatcccACTTTCATTTCTCCATTACtcttatttctctctctaacccactttctctctcctctcctccAAAAAAGATGTTGTGAATCTGATGAATTTGAGTTTAAGCTGTTTTTGCAGTGAATGGGTTGCATGCTCTCTCATTTGGCTTCCAAATTCGCCTTCTTTCCGCCGTCGCCGTCGACTTATCAGATCAGAAAGCGAGACGGCGACGGTCGGCTTACGGTGGTTTCGACGGCGGCGGGAGCGGTGGGGTCGGCGGTGGAGGACAGTTTGTTGGATGTTTTGATGATTGATACGAAACGTGGGAATAAGATAGTGGGATTTTATTTGAGGAATCCTTGTGCGAGACTTACTCTGCTTTATTCCCATGGCAATGCTGCAGACCTTGGCCAACTCTATGACCTTTTTCTTCAGCTTAAACGTAATCTCAGAGTTAATCTTATGgggtttgttctttttcctttctttctcaatGATTTGATCTTCACTTTAAAGGAGTTGGGTTTCCTTTTAgacttattttttaacttatgGGCGTAGTTTCTTCTGGGTTCTGATTAGTTGGAGCTCTGTTTTTTGTTGAAGCTtttctgggtttttttttttcactgtCTTTGTATCTctcatataattttattctgATTAATGGTGCTCTGTTTTTGTTGAAACTTTTTTTgggctctctctctctctctcaactcTGTGCTGATTAATGGAGCTCTCCTCTTCTTGAAGCTTTACttccctgttttttttttttttacattcttATCAATGGAGCTCTGTTTTTGTTGAGGTTTTTTTGggtcctctctctctctctctctctctaaacctctatttttcttgaagCTTTTTTTGGGTTCTTATTACATTGAAggatttgggtttttcctcCTCTCTTTTAACATTCTTATCAATGGAGCTCTGTTTTTTGTTGAAGGATTTGGGTTAATGCATTGAAGGAATTGGGTTTTTTCCCCCTCTTTCAGTTTTCTTCTCAATGGAGCTCTGTTTTTTGTTGAAGTTTTATTACTTTGAGGAGTTGAGCTTTTCCCCCACTCTTTCATGGGGTCAGTACTCTCTGTTAACTTTGTTCTGATTAATGGATCTCTgtttttaaagcttttttgGCTATGGCTTCTCTTTCTGATAAGGATTCATTTTACTTACCTTTTGATGAAATTGGTTTCCATCTAATGGGTTAAATCTTGCAATAGACGAAGGCCAtacagctagcagatattgtccgttttagttATATGTACGGCattagcctcatggttttaaaatgcctctCTTGGGGAGAGGCTTACACACcctgataaaaaaatattttgttcccctctccaatcgaagtgagatctcacagtgaTAGCGTTGGACTTGAGcgattacaaatggtataagaatCAGACATCGagagcggtgtgtcagtagGACAGAGCACcctaaaaggggtggattgtgagatctagCATTAgttagagaagagaacgaaacattccttataaggatgtgaaaacttttccctagaagacgcattttaaaattatgaggctaACGACAATATGGACAATGGGGTGTTAGATTCTCACTTTGCTCTGATTCAGGGAACTCTGTTTCTGTTGAAGCTTTTCTGGCTATGGCATTTCTTTCTCTGACATTTTTGTATAAGAAGCATTTAGTTATTGCTTATCCTTTCAATCTCATGGGTTCagtcctctctctctctcttcttttccttttgaatgTTCCCTCGAAatggaaatttgaaagttaccGTTGTTTTTGCATTTGGGTTGGGAGATTTACATCAATTATTTACCAATGGAGAGTGTAAAGTGAAGAAGAGAAGGCTAGTTTTAATAGTTCCAAAGTTGGTCTCTTTTCAGGTCATTTTTTAACCttctttttaccctttttccCTGAAAAAAGCAGCCATTTTCCCCTCCTCTTTGAGTTgcaaattatgtttttttgatGGAGTTCTGTGCTTTTGGGGTTCTGGGAAAGTTCTGCTTTTACTCCCTTTTTCATTGTTCTGTTCTATGCAAGATTTGCTTTCCTTTTCCCATGAAATCACATGTTTTTTCCTCAATAACTCATCTTTTGTTTACTAGAAATTGTGCACAATCTCACTAGTGTGTGTTCATATTGACAATTATATCGTTGACCTATTTGTTCGTTTACACGGAAGTCCATTCGTCCTTTTAGATTAGTTGAATCCTTGTGGTCagttgtaacaacccaaacccaccgcctAACAAATATTGCTCTCTTTGGAGtttctcttttgggtttcccctccTGAGTTTAAAATGTGCTtgttaaggagagatttccaNAATTTCAAATCCCACTTTCATTTCTCCATTACtcttatttctctctctaacccactttctctctcctctcctccAAAAAAGATGTTGTGAATCTGATGAATTTGAGTTTAAGCTGTTTTTGCAGTGAATGGGTTGCATGCTCTCTCATTTGGCTTCCAAATTCGCCTTCTTTCCGCCGTCGCCGTCGACTTATCAGATCAGAAAGCGAGACGGCGACGGTCGGCTTACGGTGGTTTCGACGGCGGCGGGAGCGGTGGGGTCGGCGGTGGAGGACAGTTTGTTGGATGTTTTGATGATTGATACGAAACGTGGGAATAAGATAGTGGGATTTTATTTGAGGAATCCTTGTGCGAGACTTACTCTGCTTTATTCCCATGGCAATGCTGCAGACCTTGGCCAACTCTATGACCTTTTTCTTCAGCTTAAACGTAATCTCAGAGTTAATCTTATGgggtttgttctttttcctttctttctcaatGATTTGATCTTCACTTTAAAGGAGTTGGGTTTCCTTTTAgacttattttttaacttatgGGCGTAGTTTCTTCTGGGTTCTGATTAGTTGGANGAAGGCTAGTTTTAATAGTTCCAAAGTTGGTCTCTTTTCAGGTCATTTTTTAACCttctttttaccctttttccCTGAAAAAAGCAGCCATTTTCCCCTCCTCTTTGAGTTgcaaattatgtttttttgatGGAGTTCTGTGCTTTTGGGGTTCTGGGAAAGTTCTGCTTTTACTCCCTTTTTCATTGTTCTGTTCTATGCAAGATTTGCTTTCCTTTTCCCATGAAATCACATGTTTTTTCCTCAATAACTCATCTTTTGTTTACTAGAAATTGTGCACAATCTCACTAGTGTGTGTTCATATTGACAATTATATCGTTGACCTATTTGTTCGTTTACACGGAAGTCCATTCGTCCTTTTAGATTAGTTGAATCCTTGTGGTCagttgtaacaacccaaacccaccgcctAACAAATATTGCTCTCTTTGGAGtttctcttttgggtttcccctccTGAGTTTAAAATGTGCTtgttaaggagagatttccacacccttataaaaaaatgctttgttcccctctccaaccgatataggatctcacaatccacccccctttaggaCCCAGTGTCCTCTCTAGCAtactgcccggtgtctagctccaataccatttgtcacagtccaaacccactgctagcagatattgtcctctttgggctttcccttttgggtttctcgcaaggttttaaaacgcgtctattaaggagagattttcacacccttataaataatgtttcgtttccctctccaaccgacatagGATCTCATACCAACTACCTAGAATATTGAATTCTACTAGTTTCTTGAAGTCGAATGTTGTATGTTACGACGGTTGTCCCTTGAGATAATTAGCCAAAGTGAAGTATGCTTAAGTTGCCCTAAACACGGTTGAGACGAAAAACGTTTGCACTAAGCTGTTAATTTGTTTTAGGAGAACAAATGTGCAGCCTAATGCCATAATCTTGAACACGCTCTCATGTCTTATGCATTTTGTTGAGCTTTTCTCGCTTATACTTTTTCGTATCTAAACTTTTGTAATCTTTTATGCAGATATGACTATTCTGGCTATGGAGCTTCAACTGGTAAGGTATGTGGCTGTTCTACTCTATAGAACAGCAAACAGTTTATACCTTTGATTTGACCGTTCAAGAGTTTAGGGATTGATCTCTAGAAATGACATGGCAGGTTAGGATTCTAACCTTTCTACTGTGACAACATCGAAAAGGTAGGGGTCGAACAAGGGAATGAGATTAACCCAAAATTGACGGGAAAtaatgtaatagcccaagcccattgctagcagatactaTCTGCTTTGGTACGTTACGTATTTTcgttagcctcatggttttaaaattcgtccgctagggagaggcttccacactcttataaggaatgtttcgttcccctccccaatcaatgtggggcggtgggcttgggttgttacaaataatctAGGCTTGTCATTGATGAAAATCTGATGAATTTGGAGTCCTTAGCATTCCATTTGAGCATTTAGTGATGAGGTTCCATTGATTCTCGTTACGAAAATGGTCGGATCGTTGTTAGAACGTGGCGGAATTAGCTAGCTCTTGCTCGGTTTTTGCTCATTGATCTTCCtgtttacaaaaattttaaatcacaATCACCATCAGTGAGTCAAATTAATGTTGTTTGTGAAATTCAGCCGAGCGAATCAAATACGTATGCTGACATCGAAGCGGTTTACGAGTGCCTTGAAACTGAGTATGGAGTCAGCCAAGAAGACTTGATCTTGTATGGGCAATCGGTTGGAAGTGGACCAACGTTGCATTTGGCTTCTAAACTGCCACGGTTGAGGGGTGTCGTGCTGCATAGCGCAATCCTTTCGGGTCTACGGGTTCTATGCCATGTGAAGTTCACCTGTTGCTTTGACATTTATAAGGTCACACGCCTATCTTTGACGTTTATGGCATCAATACTTTCATCTGTACGTTAAGCTTATGAGTATTCTCACCATTGCAGaatattaacaaaatcaagaagGCGAAGTGTCCTGTGCTTGTGATACATGTAAGTTCTTTCCACCATTTCCCCCTTTTGGATAtgtttcatgaaaaaaaagtaacttGAACTTTGTTTCCATGGTTTCGAACCCGAGCGTTAATTAGATGGTCAAGTGATTATTGGTGTAGACAAGTTCTTACGGTGAAAATATGTTTAGATAACTGTTCTATTCACAACTTTACGATCACATATCATAAAAACGAACCCAAGAATGATTAGATGGTTAGGTGGGTATCGGTGTAGACAAGTTtttaccataaaaaaaatgtttgggTAACTGTTCTATTCACGACTTTATGAAAACATATCATAAAAATGGTTTGAATTCTGCCAAACAGTTTTTGTACGAACTGTGAATGTTACCAAAGATGACTTTGATGTTCCTGGATAAAATTCACAGGGCACGGACGATGATGTTGTCGACTGGCTCCATGGAAATGGTTTATGGAAAATGTCGCGAGAACCGTACGACCCTCTATGGATAAAAGGAGGAGGACACTGCAACTTAGAGCTTTATCCAAACTACATCCGCCATCTTTGCAAATTCATCCAAGATATGGAGAACATTACCACGAAAGTTCGCCTAAAAAAGATTCGACAAACTCGTGATCTACCAAAAAGATCGTGTTGCTGTACAGTCTCTTGTGATGGATGCTGCTGCAAAGTGAAATGCTGGCAACCACCAAAATGTTCGAGACCAAGCTGTGCAGGTTGCTGCTCGATACGGTTGAAATGCCCCGAATCCTGTAAACCCAGATGCCCAAAATGCCCAACGCCGACGTGCTGCTTCAGCTGCTCCTCCATCACCAGTTGTTTGGCTCAATGGAGATTCAGTAACTGTTGCAGCAGCAGCTGTTTCCAATGGAGATGCTGTTGTGAAAGAGGGTCCTCCAATGGGTAGGAGGGGAAGGACTTTGAATGGTGGTTTGTATAGAAGAACGCTGGAGGAAGAAGGTATTTTTATCAGATAAATTCTTTTGGGGGAcaagattttatttaatgatgtTCAGTTATTTTAAGAAGAATTTCTATACCATTTGGGCAGATCTCACTGTTATAAAGATGAATATGAATCTGCCCCCTACTGAACTGAAGCTACTATTTGATGGAGGCAAGCAAGGTCGTTTGCTTACTCTCCGGCAAGGAAGGAGGCATTGAAAATCAAACTAAGACCATAAGTCGAGGCATTCGGAAAACAACTAGTCACTTCTGACCAAGCTTCTATCAAATCGACCACTACATAAATAATCTAATGAAGCTGTTAGAGGCCGAAGATGTAGCTTATTTTACAAAGCAAAGCCACTAATGGAGCGACGAAGGGGGCATAGTAACCactgaaatataaaaaaacgaCACCAAATGAACTATTTAAGTCATTAGTGTGATTGCATTTTGAATTCGCTTGTCAAAAATCCTAGCATAATGAGTTC
Encoded here:
- the LOC111809878 gene encoding protein ABHD17B-like, which gives rise to MGCMLSHLASKFAFFPPSPSTYQIRKRDGDGRLTVVSTAAGAVGSAVEDSLLDVLMIDTKRGNKIVGFYLRNPCARLTLLYSHGNAADLGQLYDLFLQLKRNLRVNLMGYDYSGYGASTGKPSESNTYADIEAVYECLETEYGVSQEDLILYGQSVGSGPTLHLASKLPRLRGVVLHSAILSGLRVLCHVKFTCCFDIYKNINKIKKAKCPVLVIHGTDDDVVDWLHGNGLWKMSREPYDPLWIKGGGHCNLELYPNYIRHLCKFIQDMENITTKVRLKKIRQTRDLPKRSCCCTVSCDGCCCKVKCWQPPKCSRPSCAGCCSIRLKCPESCKPRCPKCPTPTCCFSCSSITSCLAQWRFSNCCSSSCFQWRCCCERGSSNG
- the LOC111809880 gene encoding protein ABHD17B-like gives rise to the protein MGCMLSHLASKFAFFPPSPSTYQIRKRDGDGRLTVVSTAAGAVGSAVEDSLLDVLMIDTKRGNKIVGFYLRNPCARLTLLYSHGNAADLGQLYDLFLQLKRNLRVNLMGFLLNGALFFVEVLLL